One Brassica napus cultivar Da-Ae chromosome C4, Da-Ae, whole genome shotgun sequence genomic region harbors:
- the LOC125585454 gene encoding putative cyclic nucleotide-gated ion channel 15 has protein sequence MGYGNSRSVRFEEDSEVTKPQAVHEETAEKLKFKINGAQISPRKNVKKMTRGKSFKAKVLSRVFTEDLGRVKNKILDPRGQTIRRWNKLFLIACLVSLFVDPLFFFLPVMRKEACITIGIRLEVVLTVIRSLADAFYIAQIVIRFRTAYIAPSSRVFGRGELVIDSRKIAWRYLNKSFWIHLVAALPLPQVLIWIVIPNLRGSPMTNTKNTLRFIIIFQYVPRMFLIFPLSRQIIKATGVVTETAWAGAAYNLMLYMLASHVLGACWYLLAVERQEACWRHACNIEKPICQYRFFECRRLEDPQRNSWFEWSNITTICKPGTRFYEFGIYGDAVTSTVTSSNFINKYFYCLWWGLKNLSSLGQNLSTSTYVGEIIFAVVMASLGLVLFALLIGNMQTYLQSTTMRLEEWRIRRTDTEQWMHHRQLPPELRQAVRKYDQYKWLATRGVDEEALLISLPLDLRRDIKRHLCFDLVRRVPLFDQMDERMLDAISERLKPALCTEGTFLVREGDPVNEMLFIIRGHLDSYTTNGGRTGFFNSCLIGPGDFCGEELLTWALDPRPVVILPSSTRTVKAIYEVEAFALRADDLMFVATQFRRLHSKQLKHKFRFYSHQWRTWAACFIQAAWRRHKKRKYATELRVKEEFQCMFETASMVRLNSGKFTRSGSDSGMVSSIQKPVEPDFSRE, from the exons ATGGGTTATGGTAACTCAAGATCTGTGAG ATTTGAAGAAGATTCAGAAGTAACAAAGCCACAAGCTGTACATGAAGAAACTGCGGAAAAGCTCAAGTTCAAAATCAATGGAGCTCAAATCTCTCCTAGAAAAAATGTAAAGAAGATGACTAGAGGGAAGTCTTTTAAAGCTAAAGTACTCTCCAGAGTGTTCACTGAGGATCTTGGGAGAGTTAAAAACAAAATCCTCGATCCTCGTGGACAAACAATAAGAAGATGGAACAAGCTCTTTCTCATAGCATGTTTGGTTTCTCTGTTCGTGGATCCTCTGTTTTTCTTCTTACCGGTCATGAGAAAAGAGGCTTGTATCACAATTGGAATCAGACTCGAAGTTGTTCTCACGGTTATTAGATCTTTGGCTGATGCTTTCTACATCGCTCAGATTGTTATACGGTTTAGAACGGCTTACATCGCCCCATCTTCTCGTGTATTCGGTAGAGGAGAGCTTGTGATTGATTCAAGAAAGATTGCTTGGAGATATCTCAACAAAAGCTTCTGGATTCATTTGGTTGCTGCTTTGCCTTTACCTCAG GTGTTGATTTGGATAGTAATCCCAAATCTAAGAGGCTCACCAATGAcaaacaccaagaacactcttAGATTCATCATCATATTCCAGTATGTTCCAAGGATGTTCCTTATATTCCCTCTCTCTCGCCAGATCATTAAAGCCACTGGTGTTGTAACTGAGACTGCTTGGGCAGGAGCTGCCTACAACCTCATGCTATATATGCTAGCAAGCCAT GTTTTAGGCGCTTGTTGGTACTTGCTTGCAGTAGAGAGGCAAGAGGCTTGCTGGAGACACGCTTGCAACATCGAGAAACCGATATGTCAATACAGATTCTTCGAGTGCAGAAGGCTTGAAGATCCTCAAAGGAACTCGTGGTTCGAGTGGAGCAACATAACAACTATATGCAAACCTGGAACTAGGTTTTACGAGTTTGGTATATACGGAGATGCAGTAACTTCGACTGTTACTTCGTCAAACTTCATAAACAAGTACTTTTACTGTCTCTGGTGGGGACTGAAGAACCTCAG TTCCTTGGGACAAAATCTATCCACGAGCACTTACGTTGGCGAGATTATCTTCGCTGTTGTCATGGCGTCTCTAGGACTTGTTCTCTTTGCCTTGCTTATTGGAAATATGCAA ACATATTTACAGTCGACAACCATGAGACTTGAAGaatggaggataaggaggaCAGATACAGAGCAATGGATGCACCATAGGCAGCTTCCTCCAGAGCTAAGACAAGCCGTGAGAAAATATGATCAATACAAGTGGTTAGCTACACGAGGAGTCGATGAAGAAGCTTTATTGATAAGTCTTCCTCTTGATCTCCGAAGAGATATCAAACGCCATCtatgttttgatcttgttcgaCGT GTTCCGCTGTTCGATCAAATGGACGAAAGAATGCTTGACGCGATCAGCGAGAGGCTAAAACCGGCTTTATGCACTGAAGGTACGTTTCTTGTGAGAGAAGGCGACCCAGTTAACGAAATGCTCTTCATAATCAGAGGCCATCTTGATTCTTACACAACAAATGGAGGCAGAACCGGGTTCTTCAACTCTTGTCTCATAGGACCAGGAGATTTCTGCGGCGAGGAGTTGCTTACTTGGGCGTTAGATCCTCGCCCCGTTGTGATCTTACCGTCTTCCACACGCACCGTCAAAGCCATTTACGAGGTTGAAGCCTTTGCTTTGAGAGCTGATGATTTGATGTTCGTGGCTACACAGTTTAGGAGATTACATAGTAAGCAGTTGAAACATAAGTTTAGGTTTTACTCTCATCAATGGAGAACTTGGGCGGCTTGTTTCATACAGGCTGCTTGGAGACGGCACAAGAAGAGGAAGTATGCGACTGAGCTGAGGGTTAAAGAGGAGTTTCAATGTATGTTTGAGACGGCCTCGATGGTTAGGCTAAACAGTGGGAAGTTTACTCGTAGTGGGTCGGATTCTGGTATGGTATCTTCGATTCAGAAACCAGTAGAACCGGATTTTTCTAGGGAATGA
- the LOC125585853 gene encoding uncharacterized mitochondrial protein AtMg00810-like, translating into MSDCAPMPTPLPMQLDKVTGHDQLFSEPTYFRSLAGKLQYLTLTRPDIQFAVNYVCQKMHAPTVADFSNLKRIIRYLKGTYRYGLNINAKTGFLLYGFSDSDWAGCRETRRSTSGLCTFLGSNIISWSAKRHPTVSRSSTEA; encoded by the coding sequence ATGTCTGATTGTGCGCCAATGCCGACGCCCCTTCCGATGCAGCTAGACAAAGTCACTGGCCATGATCAACTTTTCTCGGAACCAACTTACTTTCGCAGTCTTGCAGGCAAGCTTCAGTACTTGACCTTGACAAGACCGGACATCCAGTTTGCTGTTAACTATGTATGCCAGAAGATGCATGCTCCGACGGTTGCAGACTTCTCCAACCTCAAGCGCATTATTCGTTACTTGAAAGGCACGTATCGATATGGATTGAACATAAATGCAAAGACCGGCTTTCTCCTCTATGGCTTCAGTGATAGTGATTGGGCTGGATGTCGTGAGACTAGACGTTCTACTAGTGGCCTGTGTACGTTCCTCGGTTCAAACATCATCTCCTGGTCCGCTAAAAGGCATCCTACTGTGTCGAGGTCTTCAACAGAAGCTTAG